The following is a genomic window from Inquilinus sp. Marseille-Q2685.
GGACACGGGCTGACCGCGTCGGTCGGGTTCGCCTGCGGCGAACCCGACATCCCGCCGTCGTCGCGGCCTCGAACCTGTTGGGTTCGCGTGCCGCGAACCCAACCTGCGAAATCCGGTACCTTTTCGCCTCTCCCGCCCCGCGGGAGGGGCCGGAGGCGCTCGGCACCTCCGGGGAAAGCCGGGACCTGGGGGTCAAGAGCTGATTTGATCGCCGCGGACAACGAACCGGACAATTGCGGTCCGATAGGCCACCGCGCCGGCCGAAGACCGGCGTCGGCGGGCCGCATCTCACATCGGCGGCATCTTCTCGAATTGCGGCAGGGACTCGTCGATGCGGTCCCAGGCGTGGCCGCGGATGCGGTAGGTCACCACCTGCGGCCTGAACCGGGCCGGATCGTCGAGGCTGGCGGCGTGCACGGTGAAGACGTCGGGCTTGGCCGCGGAGGTCAGGTAGACCGGCGATCCGCAGACGGGGCAGAAGGCGTGGCTCTTCACGTTGCCGTTGTCGGCGACGATGGCCCAGCGCGTGGCCTCGCCCTGGAGCTTCTTCACCCCCGCGCTCGGGAAGGTCAGGTAGGAGCCGTGGCCGGTGCCGCTCCGCTGCTGGCAGTCGCGGCACTGGCAGTCGTTCATGAACACCGGCTCGGCCGTGATCTCATAGCGGATCGCGCCGCAGGCACATCCGCCGGTCCAGGGTTCGCTCATTCCTTCTCTCCTCGTGCGGTCAGCCTCAGCCAGGGCGCCGCGTGAAAGACGCTCATCAGCAGGTACATCGGCACCATCCCGCCCAGCGGCGACAGGCCCGCGGCCGAGCAGAGGACATCCGCCTCGCCGCCGGACAGGCCCGTGACCAGTGCCATGAAGGCGAAGGTCGGTGTGGCCGCGAGGTGCAGCCAGCCGGCTGCGCCGGGCGGGCGGCGGGGCATCGCGAGGTCAGCCATCGTTCCACTCTCCATTGGTGTCCGGTGGGTTAGACTGGCGCCGGAGGCCGGGCGTCGGGGAGTGACAAGTGTGACGGGATTCCGATGGACTCGCTGATCACGGCGGCGGGGCGGGCGTTGGCGGCGGGTGATCCGCTCGGCGCCTTGAACCGGGTGGCGCTGCGCGACGACGCCCCGGCGCTGGCGCTGCGCGGCATCGCCATGGCGCAGCTGGGCGACTTCGCCCGGGCCAAGACCCTGCTGCGCCGCGCGGCCCGCGCCTTCGGGGCGAAGGAGGCCGTGTCCCGCGCCCGCTGCATCGTCGCCGAGGCCGAGGTCGCACTGGCCTCGCGCGACCTGGGCTGGCCGCCCAAGGCGCTCGACGCGGCGCGCGCGACGCTGGAAGCGCATGGCGACCGGCTGAACGCCGCCCATGCGCGCACCCTGGCGATCCGCCGCCTGGTGCTGATCGGGCGGCTCGACGAGGCCGAGCAGGCGTTGTCCGCGCTGGATCCCGCGCCCTTCCCGCCGGCCTGGCGGACCGCGCATGAGCTGGGGGTCGCCGGGATCGCGATGCGGCGCCTGCGGACCGCGCCGGCGCGTGCCGCGCTGGCCCGGGCCGGGCACGCCGTGCGCCTGGCCCGGATCCCGGCGCTGGCGGCGGAGGTCGAGGCCGCGTCCCGCATGCTGGAGACGCCGGCGGCGCGCCTGATCGCGCGCGGCGAGGAACGCCTGCTGCGGCTGGCGGAGGTCGAGACGCTGCTCGCGTCGCCGGCCCTGGTCGTGGATGCCTGCCG
Proteins encoded in this region:
- a CDS encoding GFA family protein, whose amino-acid sequence is MSEPWTGGCACGAIRYEITAEPVFMNDCQCRDCQQRSGTGHGSYLTFPSAGVKKLQGEATRWAIVADNGNVKSHAFCPVCGSPVYLTSAAKPDVFTVHAASLDDPARFRPQVVTYRIRGHAWDRIDESLPQFEKMPPM
- a CDS encoding helix-turn-helix domain-containing protein, with amino-acid sequence MDSLITAAGRALAAGDPLGALNRVALRDDAPALALRGIAMAQLGDFARAKTLLRRAARAFGAKEAVSRARCIVAEAEVALASRDLGWPPKALDAARATLEAHGDRLNAAHARTLAIRRLVLIGRLDEAEQALSALDPAPFPPAWRTAHELGVAGIAMRRLRTAPARAALARAGHAVRLARIPALAAEVEAASRMLETPAARLIARGEERLLRLAEVETLLASPALVVDACRHVVRDPGTAVPLARRPVLFALARALGEAWPGDVPRGTLLQRAFGAKFADESHRARLRVEIGRLRAALRPLAGGTATARGFALVPRPGRAVVVLARPVEERHAAGLAFLADGESWASSALALALGASQRTVQRALDALAEAGKVQAFGRGRARRWATPPLPGFTTALLLPAPLPDG